Proteins co-encoded in one Bacteroidota bacterium genomic window:
- a CDS encoding HAD-IA family hydrolase yields the protein MKNLKCVIFDVDGTITQTNELIFAAFNYVTFKYTGKTFSPSEITAMFGPPEEGTLEKIVGKQNIDAALEDFLEFYRSNHTGMARLYPGITEILEYLKQRNVLMAVFTGKGRHSTLITLNEFNIKKYFGIIITGNDVINHKPSGEGIKKILNYFGLSAEHVLMVGDAVADIVASREAGVPVAAVVWDSYGKDRVLKMDVDYLFDDVKKLKEFLIESIQHS from the coding sequence ATGAAGAATCTTAAATGCGTAATTTTTGATGTTGATGGTACTATCACCCAAACAAATGAATTAATATTTGCTGCGTTTAATTATGTAACCTTCAAATACACCGGTAAAACATTTTCTCCCTCAGAAATCACTGCTATGTTCGGTCCTCCTGAAGAAGGGACGCTCGAAAAAATTGTTGGAAAACAAAATATTGATGCGGCACTGGAAGATTTTCTTGAGTTTTATCGGAGCAATCATACGGGGATGGCCCGTCTTTATCCGGGGATTACGGAAATTTTAGAATATCTAAAACAGCGAAATGTACTGATGGCAGTTTTCACAGGTAAAGGTCGGCATAGCACGCTTATTACTTTAAATGAGTTCAACATTAAAAAATATTTTGGTATTATTATTACAGGGAACGATGTTATTAATCATAAACCATCGGGCGAAGGGATAAAGAAAATATTAAATTATTTTGGACTTTCGGCTGAGCACGTTTTAATGGTGGGCGATGCGGTTGCTGATATTGTGGCATCGCGAGAAGCAGGTGTTCCTGTTGCAGCGGTGGTTTGGGATTCTTATGGCAAAGATCGCGTATTAAAAATGGATGTCGATTATTTATTTGATGATGTTAAAAAGTTGAAAGAATTTTTAATTGAAAGTATTCAGCACTCTTAA